The genomic interval CCTCCACCGTTGCTGGCGTTTTGCTCTGGCCCACCGCCACGCACTCGCGGTCAGGCCCCCCGTCACGTGCTCACACTCAAGCCCGTCGCCGCTGCACATACACCCTGCTGCCCCACTCAGCCCCCGACCCTATCGCCGCCACCACGTGCTCAGGCTTTCCACCACCGCCTCATGCCCCCTAGCCCGCCGTTGCTGCCGCGCCCTCCTGGCTACCCCCGGTCCCCCATCCAAAGCAGCCTAGGATAGGGGAGagccatgccgccgccgttgtGGCAGCTGATCGGCTTTGCCATGGCGAGGCGGGGAAAGGAGGCGGAAGAAACCATAGCGGCTAGGATTTGGGGTGTTGCCCGTGTCGCCTTGGGGTGGAGCGACACTGGGACAAAGCGGTGCTATACTGGCTTCAATACGTGATGGAAAATACTGAAATGTGTCAATGGGAAGCGTGTAGAGATGACTGTAACTGGTTGCTCTTGTATTGTTCTTATAGTTGCAGTGCATCAAGTATTGCTTCAACTGAGAGAGCTATGGTAACACCCCGataggcaaaacaagcaaacgTGCTAAAGTCTAAGTATCATAAACGAGTAAAATGGTCTTGCTCTTGTAGTAGTAGTGAATCAATTTAGTATTGCTTCAACTGTGAGAGCTGCTTGTATCGCTCTAATGCACAGAGTGACTACTGCAGAGTAAACCATTGGAGTATAATAGAGAGATATTGCCTGGCGGGCACTATATAAACAGGGCCATCCCCTGTCGTCTTCTTCAAGCTACCAGCTGAGTGAGATCAACCATGAAGTCTCACATGGCGAGTGTGCTGGTGGCCTGCATACTGATGATTGTCGCCATGGATCAGTGTGTGGCGTACGATACTGATCCTCTCAGTCCAGCACAATAAGTTATGTTGCAACAAACAATCAATGTACTAGTTATTAGTGTAATTTCGAACTAATAAGGACTACATGTTGTGGCATGTCGACCTAGCACTAGTAGTGTAAGTGGGTCGGCCCGCTAACCCGCTTGTATGATAATTAAGCAGGTAACCCAGTTATAAGCTAATTAAACGGATAACCCAGTGGGCGGACTAGCCCACTTATAAGCTTATAAGCAGGTTGGTGGGCTAGCCCACTTACACCCTACCTAATACCTTCCACATGACGTGATTTCGTTCGATGTCGTGCACGACGACTTTGACGACCTGATGTTGAGGATGCGCACGAAGATCATTTCGTGTTACAGCAATAGGGTTAACGACATGTGGGTTCTTCCTCAGTAGACATACAACCGCAAGCCAACATGGTGGCTGATGCTCGAGCTGACAGACATCAACAAGGAAGCTGACAAGATTATGATTGTAGTCCACACTGACAACTTGTATATGCAGGATTCACGAACATGACGGGACGCTGGTATGTGTTCTACAACAGGGTGCGCTTCGACATCATACTTGGTTGGGGGTACAGGGCTCTGGCGAACTTGGTGGTCAGCAGGGACTCCACACTTGGGGCCCAAGCTAATCAGTGTTACTAACAGGACGGTTTTAGCATGGGTGTCGGGGGGGGGGTTAAGCCCCCCCTACCCGCTAGATCCCCTTGGAAGATAAGAGGAGGGGACAGagtaaaaataagaaaaagatgaagagTAGGGTGGCtgaaggaggaagaagacaatTAGCCCCCCTCTCTCACTGGGTTGGATCCACCCCTGAGCACTAATTAAGTAGCTATTACTAGTCATGCTTAATATACGGTCCTCCTATTTGTGTGTAGTCTTTGAACGATCGATGTGTGGGATGTTTTTCTTCAGTATACATATGCATGTACCCCCACCACTTGATAGATAATAAATAATGATGCTACTACTCTCCTAGCATGTATATGCTTGATTGATGTTCTGTTGTGAAAAACTtgtattttccaaaaaaattattttggaaatTGCAATTGGGTTGTTGGTGGACTGGCTTAAAGCAAACCCAccagcttatctaaatttcatcatccatattattatttggatgaatatctaaaatagattctctATTCATATCATGCATAACtccaacaaaatattcatattgcatcatccatatatattttattaatattttgcaacAATTTCCTCTTATGTTGATATTGCTCTCTCCTCTTGTGATTGAATGTTGAGATATGGATGAGAGGAGATGAATGACactctatttttggatgatgAAATAGATGATCTGATGTAACCATTTTTTCCTCtcacatcatctatttttagtataaataataggatagatgatctgctggttTTGCTCTTATAGAGGCCCATTAGGGCTGATTAGAAGAGagtagaaaaaagagagaggataaGGATCATAACCGTGGAGAAGCAAAGACAGTTTCACGTCTCTCCCTCTCATTTACTCCTCCCACCGAAtaagctagggtttggggcCGTCGCCATGCCCTCCTACACTGGGAGTGAGTGTCGAACGTGTCCTCCGCTGGTATCATTGTAtgaaagaaacataattacatatatgACTAATTATTACTACACATAATCTAAAAGGGTATTATTGTCAATCTACTCCCTATCCTCTCTGTTAGGAGTTCTGGAGCAGACCAAGCTAGACAAACAGTTTTGATCTGCTCTCCATCTCACAATAGCGGCTCTTACTGGAATTGAAGTTTAGAGCTAGGATTTGTAGTTTAGAGCCCTACCAAAAGGCCCTTAAATTACTTTGGTTGGTCACATAATCCTTTATTAAACTTTGCATACCAAATGtaattataaaagtaaaactaTAATAGCAAAGTGAGATATctatttggtatttattttaAGTAGTCACACAGTATAATAATTGTGGGTATATCCCATATGAAAagttaggcaaaatttgctatagggcatcgaaaaaatacataattagccagtggacaccgtaagatcacgaatttgctgtagggcactacaaaagtgtggtaattagctatagggcactccggccgattttttattattttcagagtcaaaaattctaaaaatgacgagattgcccttggCGGCCAACCCATTATGTCGACTGGGTCCAGTCAAACCAGACCCAGTTGGTCTCGCCATCGCACCACACCCGAATCCTAGCCTACAGGGCGAGTGAGCAGGCGGCGACAGTGGCAACCCAGCGGCGATAATGgcgcataacgggttggccaccaaggtcaatctcatcatttttagaatttttgactccgaaaataataaaaaaatggccGGAGTActctatagctaattaccatacttttgtggtgccctgcagcaaattcgtgatcttacagtgtccaccggctaattacgcgttttttcgatgccctatagcaaattttgcaaaaagttaataACTCAACCAGAAATGTAAACGTATTAACTCTAATTGGTAAAATAGATCACCATTCAAATGTGCACTAAACTTAACAGTGATagtattttattcaaatactatattatttataataaacaaatataatttttgtagaatttgTATTAACAGTTTTAATGCCCAAAATCTCACATGGAACCCTTTTGTGAATTACTGTACATAAActactttgaattttttagtgaaactttaaaaaattaaaaaattggaaCCTATATGTTTAAACCTGTCAcaaaaaaatggtatttttccaACCAGTTTTACTTGGTCAAATCCAATTTTCAAGAAGAGGGAAGGAAATAAATATGGAAATTTCTGAAATTACAGTTTCTACTCAAATCTCCACAAAATCCTCTCACCCACACCTCAGCCTTCACGCCTTGGGCCCACAAGACAGTGACACAGACTTGCCACATCCGAGCCATCGAGGTActcaacattttttatatttatactaaatttttaaataagatgagtggtcaaactttaaaaaaaaattaaacatcttatattatgaaaaacaAAGATAGCAGCAAATATATCGCACCTTTCCCGGCCAAACGCACCCTTGGCACTGATGGACATAGGTCAACTTATCGAATTAGCAAAACAACCATACATACTTTAATCAGGTTTTGCCAGATGTTcaatatttttgattttatggtttaagGACGTTTTTCAATGTCGACGACATAATTATAATCAAGAGCGGATGATccacggcgccgcggccgtaTTCGTATCTCAAATTGTGGAACCAAGAGTGGTTTAGattaattatgatgaaaaattagCAAGCGTGTGTGTTGACTAATGAGGGTCAGGTCGTGAAATTTGTGCCCGTAAAACGATGATTCGGATTATTGTGTGCAGGTACTTGGGGTCAACCTTGGTCAATGATAGACCGGTCTAGCACGGTCGAGGACGTCGGGTGATAAGGTGAGACACAGGCGCATACACAAAAACGAACATCATGCGGAAGCGTCGGATATTCGCGAAGAAATTTAGAAGAGGAAGAGGTGCACACTTGCATGGCAGCGAGGaccggctagctagctagggagtACGTGCTGTGTGtatgcatccatgcatgcagctacGCACAGGCGAGCGGCTCAGCTGATGAGCTCTCAGTCCATCGATCAGCGGAAGCACACGAGCGGCTCGGTTGATGCGCGCTCGAAGCAGCGAGCTCGGTCACTGGTGTGCGGGGTCAGGCCGCGGAAGCACGAGCGCATGCGGCTCGGCTAGGCGGATGACAAGCAACAGCACGCGCGGCTCGGCAGCTGACGAGCGGACCCAGGTTGCGGCAAGAGGCGCACGCGCACTCGTTTCGTGGGCAGGAGGTTGCCTGCGCATGCCACGCGGCGCACTTCCGTTCATCGCCTCGAGGAAGCCGAATCGGCAAGCGACGCATGGCTGAGCTCGTCCCCGCGTCTGGCCGTCCCGTGCTCGCGTTGGAGGCAGGATTTTCTGTGGCATCCAGATCGGCTGGGACAGATCAGAAAAAGGAGACGTGGCTCATTCTGAGACCTTGATCTTGTATCCAATGGCCGTAAAGACTTGGAGTAGCCGCCAAGTTTTAGGGGTATTATGGCCATTTTGCAATGGAGGATTAACCCTATAAATAGGGGAGGAATGGTTGCTTGAGTAAGCAacttggtgatggaatgaaaaaatgttttcGAGAGTGGTTCGTTACTCTAGCTTGTGTTGGCTAGATATGACAATAACTCTcatgaattgtttttttaagcttGTGAACCAAGCTTTGTAAACTTCAAAAATGAAATTGGAAGTTTACttatgaaatgaaattttatttaccgtATTTCAATTTTACGCTTTTCGCGTTTAAATTCCTGATATTTCCtgctctgttttatttttgatatctctatTCCagtccttttatttttcacggagatattttttttgaagttctgtaattgaattgaaattttgtttttttgggagATAGATACACTTTAGCTATGTTCACCCTCCCTCCGGAACCTAGTCCGATCTCACACAAATTCAAATCCTCCGAAGTGCCGTTAGTTAATTCACCCACCGCCGCATCCCCAAATTCCCCAATCCCTCGGCCCGCCCGCACGCCGGCAtcccctctcgccgccgcgctcctcgtCTCCCCCCCAGTTCTTCGACCACCTCGCCTCTcctgcgcctccgccgccaagCACCCCGGAGTCCGATGGAGAAGCCGGAGTGGAGCATGCAGGACTTCGAGATCGGCAAGTACATCGGCGAGGGCAAGTTCGGGAAGGTCTACCTCGCCCGCGAGAAGCAGGTGTCCCTCCAAGCCCTATCCCCCCAACGCCTTCGATCCCCTCTAGATTTCGCCTTCGTGGGAGCTGATTTTGCTCCGGGAGGCTGCGGCGTTTCCAGAGCGGCTACGTGGTGGCGCTCAAGGTGATATTCAAGGCGAAGCTGGAGAAGTACCGGTTCCACGCGCACCTGCGGCGGGAGATCGAGATCCAGCACGGCCTCGACCACCCCAACGTGCTCCGTCTCTTCGCATGGTTCCACGACGACGAGCGCGTTGTCCTCGTCCTCGAGTACGCCGCCCGTGGGGAGCTCTACAAGCTCCTCCGCACCGTCCGCCGCTTCTCTGAGCGCACCGCCGCCACTGTGAGCCACCCTCCCTTATGCCCCTTTTTTTGGGTTCTATTTCCCttaattttgttgttgcaATTTACACATCAATTTCGTCTAGTGATGAGCTAATAATGATTAGATAGACAAACTGCTGCTCGTCAGTAATTTTTATGACCGAAACCATTTGAAAAATCATAACCATTAATAAACCTTGTATGCTCGATTCTGTAGCTCGACAGTCAGtctctaattttcttttggtgtCAATCTTTTGTAAGCTGTTCATGCTACTGGGTCTGCTATAAAAATCTCATAATCTCATTTCGAGATTGTTTGGTTGATGGTTAACTTTGTCAAACCTCATCTTAGGCAAGTTGTGGCTTGCCACAAGAAGTGTTTCCAACAAAATGATGGACACATCATAGACAAGATTATCCTAGAAATTGTGTCACTGACATGTAGGGCCATACAGGTTGAAAAGTGTGTCCTGTAATAACCGTCGCAACAACCAAACAAAGAATGTGTGGCATGCCTAAGATTTGGCTTGGCAACTTGAAGCATGCAACCAAACAGCCCTTATGAATTGCAGGCTCTAACATCTTTTCAGATGCACAGACCGATTATTTACTTCCATTACATTAAATAAACAGCTCGGTGAATtacattaaataaaataaagcaaagccatttcttttttattttgtagaaTCCAGCTTAAAGAGTAGCACTGTGAACAAAACTATCTTTTCAGACATGAATTCATGAAACATTGTGAGTGCCTATTTTCCATTAACCAGAATAGATGAACATTTCATTTGATTCTTCGCCATGAACTTTGAACGGGACAACATTCATTGGCCttgacatatataatattaggTCTGTAATTATGATGTACATACGCTGCTTTCCTTCTGATTTCCTGATCtttgaattatattttgtgatgaccTTGTACCTTGTTTATTTTAGTATGTTGCTAGCCTTGCTGGTGCACTCGCATACTGTCATAAGAAGCAGGTTATTCACAGGGACATCAAGCCAGAGAATTTACTCCTTGATGTTGAGGTTAGTTCTTATATCTGCTATTTTGCACCTATTCTACTGCTACACTCAGCATCACCTTTGGTTTGAGTTTTTATATGGGATGACAAAGTGTTGCAATTGAATTGAATGGTGTATTGCATCATTGAATCTATAGCTGATATTGCATCATTGAATGTAACATCATTTTGTCACTTTGCATATCTGATTTGATTCATATAAATGTAAATTATGTAAGTTTGTACATGTGGAACAATATGGACTATCGAATTTGACTTGTTGGAAGTGTCAGCATTTTAATGGAAATGCCAAAACCtgaaacatataaatacaatttctaGGAAGGACCTTAATGAACCATTAAGATGTGGAATGCTGgaatacacacacacacacacacacacacacacacacacacacacggtACACATCTGTAGCATCTTACTTGTGTCAATGATGGTACATTACATATAAGTGCCTCTACTGAACTTGGAACTCTGTCTCACGATGCTGCTGGTTTTTGTATATGTGGACTGGCATCGAAGTTATTGCTGTAGAATTCTCTGTGTATTGCTGAAGAACTGATAGTTTTGCAATCAAGATGAATATGATTAAATGCTATCTGGTAATTTAGTTGTGTTGCCTCAAATATTAGAGTAAAAAGTTGATACATAACAAactttatgtatttatattttgcacCTGATGGTTGATGTGACCTTAACTGCGTGTCAGTACATGACATGCTCATGTTGACATTTTTTCTGAAATAACTATGTACCTCCCTTTTCCAGGGTCGACTTAAAATTGCAGATTTTGGATGGGCAGTTAGATCAAATACCAAACGGCACACACTCTGTGGTACAATTGATTACCTAGCACCTGAGATGATAGAAAAAAAGGCTCATGACCATGCTGTTGACAACTGGACTCTAGGAATCTTGTGCTATGAGTTCTTATATGGGTCACCACCTTTTGAAGCGGCAGAGCAAGATGATACCTTAAGGAGGTAAGAGCTACTGAATTAAATGTTTTGTCCAATCTAATTTGTTACATATTTTCACTCTCTGCAATATGATTTCTGAGCAGGATAGTTAAAGTGGATTTGTCGTTCCCTACAACTCCTTATGTTTCCGCTGATGCTAAGGATCTCATTTCCAAGGTAAAACATGAAGTCTTCATCATACCTATCATATTTATTAGACTAAAGTGGGTCGAACTTTCGAGTATGTATGCAGCTTTTGGTGAAGGATTCAAGCAAGAGACTTTCTCTTGATGACATTATGAGACATCCATGGATCGTGAAGAATGCCGACCCATCAGGGAGTTGCAGCGAGCAAAAGGCTCGCACATAATGCCTTTAAGAAGCAAGGTATGTTGGGAAACATAATGTGCTAATTAAATACACAGCTTATCTTATAATCTAAGGGGTCATATTTTCGCttttatagagaaaaaaaccagacgacatatttgcaaacagaaaataatttatgaataaaacttttatataattgttcttagcgatctaaaaacaaaggctgaaaaataaactatgatgaaaaaaaaaacaaaatcaacttcaaatttaagtctTCTTGGCAATCTGGATCTCTCTATTACAGTGGCAGAGCTATTCTTATTAATGCTTGCCTTTCATCTATTCCTGAGTCTTATGCTATGGGCTTATTTCTTTTACCTGGGTCTATACACCACAAGTTGGATTCTATTAGGGGTAAATCTATTGGGAGGGCCTAGGGGTTAAGAAGAGATATCATATGGTGAAATGGGGTTATTTAGCCTTTCCTAAGGATTATGGAGGGCTAGGGTTCACTGAAAGTAGAGCTATGAATATTGCCTTGCTTACCAAATGGATCTTTAAAGTAGAATTTGATGAGGAGAGTATCTGTGTGAGAGTgcttagaaataaatatacgAGTGTTCAAGGTTTCTTCCAAAGAGAGAAATAGAAtgctttcttcctttttctggCAGGGGCTGCATAAAATTAAGAGTTGGTTTTCTCGAGGGGTTATTTGGTCTGTGGGTGAAGGtaaccatgttttttttctggagAGATGTTTGGTTTGGTGAGGTGTCTCTTAAAACTCTGTTTCCTTATTTGTAATCAACAAGATGCAACAGTGAAACAGATTCGTGAATGAGGGCTGGATGTTCTAACTTTTAGGAGAGCTTTTACACAGTTTGATATATTACTGTGGCAGGAGATAAACGTTTTGGTTAATCATGCTCTTGATTCTATTACAGAAAGAGTTGATAGACCTATTTGGGTGTTGAATAGCAAAGGGGTTTATACAACAGAATCTATGTATAATGTGATTACTTTCAGGGGAGTGGAGGATAGTAAGGTGAAGGAGATGTGGAATTCCCCTATTCCTCTTAAAATGAAACACTTTCTGTGGATAGCATGGAGAGATAAAATTCAATCGGCCGCTCAATTGAAGAAAATGAACTGGGAAGGATCCAAGAGATGTCAACTTTGCAATGCTATAGAGAACTCGtcccatattttcttttcttgcccCAATGCTCTTTTTGTTTGGTGTGTTTGTAGGGATGCCTTAGATTGGGTAAATGTGCCTAGAAATTTTGAGGAGTTTGATAATTGTATGGTAGGGAATCTTAGAGTTGGCTGTGCTA from Oryza brachyantha chromosome 3, ObraRS2, whole genome shotgun sequence carries:
- the LOC102710962 gene encoding serine/threonine-protein kinase Aurora-3, whose product is MEKPEWSMQDFEIGKYIGEGKFGKVYLAREKQSGYVVALKVIFKAKLEKYRFHAHLRREIEIQHGLDHPNVLRLFAWFHDDERVVLVLEYAARGELYKLLRTVRRFSERTAATYVASLAGALAYCHKKQVIHRDIKPENLLLDVEGRLKIADFGWAVRSNTKRHTLCGTIDYLAPEMIEKKAHDHAVDNWTLGILCYEFLYGSPPFEAAEQDDTLRRIVKVDLSFPTTPYVSADAKDLISKLLVKDSSKRLSLDDIMRHPWIVKNADPSGSCSEQKART